The sequence TAGACTTCTTGTCAACATCGGCCTGCATGTTTAATTCAGTAATTGTCTTAGTGTCCAGCAAAGCGCTTAATTTCTTGAGATCAGCAGCCAAAGTTGGGTACTTATCGACAATCTCTTGACGAACGACAGGGGCAGCATTGTAAACAGGGAAGGCACTTTTATCATCTTCCAGCATTACAAGCTTATCTGTAATAATTCTCGGCTCGGTGGTAAAGGCCAGCGCCAAATCACCCTTTTGAGCTTTAAGAGTATCATAGTTTAAGCCCATAGCAACGTTAACAAAATCCCCTTTAGGCATTTTAAAATCATAGACTTTTTCAAAAGAAGGCAGACCATCCGCTCTTCCTTCCCACTCCGGGAAACCAACAAATTTTAAGCTTTCACCCTTCTTCACTTGGGCTACATAGTCAGAAACAGTTTTAAGCTTATATTTTTCGGCAATCTCCGGACGAACTACGATTCCATAAGTATCATTGAGGGGTGCATATTCCAGCCAAGCAATGCCGTTCTTAGCATCCCATTCTTTAATCAATTTATAGCTTTCAGCAGCATCAAACACCGGCTCATGTTCCATTAAATTCATAACCCCGGTACCGGTGTATTCCCAATAAAGGTCGATTTGTCCTGAGGTTAAAGCAGGCCTGATTACAGCCAATTCACCTAAACCCATTTTGTTTTCAACCGGGTACCCTAATCCTTCCAAATATTGAAGACTCATAGTCCCCAAAAGTGCTGCTTCAGTAAAAGTCTTAGACGAAATCTTAATGGTCGGCCCCTCTTTTTTTGTGTTTTCCGGAGCAGATCCCGTGGCAGGTGCCTTAGCTCCGCAGCCAAATACTCCTCCTAAAGCTAATGTAAGGGACAAAGCTGCAACGAGAAATAATGATCGTTTCTTCATGTACATACCCCTTCCTTTAATAGATTGTT comes from Desulfosporosinus meridiei DSM 13257 and encodes:
- a CDS encoding glycine betaine ABC transporter substrate-binding protein, whose amino-acid sequence is MKKRSLFLVAALSLTLALGGVFGCGAKAPATGSAPENTKKEGPTIKISSKTFTEAALLGTMSLQYLEGLGYPVENKMGLGELAVIRPALTSGQIDLYWEYTGTGVMNLMEHEPVFDAAESYKLIKEWDAKNGIAWLEYAPLNDTYGIVVRPEIAEKYKLKTVSDYVAQVKKGESLKFVGFPEWEGRADGLPSFEKVYDFKMPKGDFVNVAMGLNYDTLKAQKGDLALAFTTEPRIITDKLVMLEDDKSAFPVYNAAPVVRQEIVDKYPTLAADLKKLSALLDTKTITELNMQADVDKKSIEEVSSTFLKSKGLLK